In the Sulfobacillus thermosulfidooxidans DSM 9293 genome, CAGCGCGCGATGCGGTAATAACGTGTAGATTTAGTGGGATGCACAAGCGTAAATAACCAACAGTATTGTCAATTAAGCGGTATAATTGATAAAAGTGTGACAATATTCCTGTTAAGACATTTTTTATCAAGAAGGCGACGTGATGAAAAAATCATGGTGGCTTGTTATCCCATTACTGGTGATGGGGAGCGTCTTGTGGAAACTTAAGAACGCTCAGAAACAGACAATGGTTCCTGAGGACGTTATCGATTTACAGTCAAAAAATGAATTTTCTTCGTCTCCTTTTTCTCTGCCGCCTGCAAATATGTTAGCATCCGACGCTACCATGCTGTTCGATACAAATTCTCAATACGCTTCACAATCCGATTTGATGAGCAAGTCAAATGACATCGAGGAAGATATTAAGAGTGTCGAGGTGCCAAAATCACTTACACCACAACAGACATCGCACCTTATCCAGCCTCATACCCAACCACCCATAAGGAATTTAGGACATTCCCGACATAGGTCTACTCTGTTAAGACCGGCACGCAGATATCAACATATTTCATCTCGGCGCACTTTATCATCGAAACCGACATTGCGTTGTGAACGTTATGGTATGGGGTGGCGGATTATACTGCCCACTACCCAACGAGTCGTAATACCGAACATGCATCGCAATGCACCGAGGACCAATCGCCGTCATGAAGTGGTGGTGACCAAATTGCCAGTCTCTATCCATAATGGGCGTGTGACCTCAACGTTTCCTCCTCATCCAGATCGCGTATTGGCATTTCGTCTTTATCTTAACCGGGGCCGGTACGTAGAGAATATTCAAGGAGACGGACCTTATTTACTTGTTGTACCTATGGATTACCATGTTAATTCACAACCTTCGGCTATCCCGCAGACGGTCTTCATCGACGGATTTCAAGGATGGTTCATCGAATCCATTGCTCACACCAAGATATTGGATGCCAATCAACAGGTGATACGAAAATGGGTAGATAACGTCATCCAGCCCGAATTGCTTGGCAATGTTTTGGCAGAAGCCTCTGAAAGTGCGGTTCCGTGGTTTATGGAAGAACCTAAGATTGGCGGAACATGGACCGGGACTCGGAAAATTGTCATGGGGTTAGAGCAAGGTCAAGAGTCCTGGTGGGCTCGCCAAGAACTGCTGTTTTCCGAAGGAATAGTGCCTGAACTGCCACGGATTCCTACCAATACGGGATGGTATTTTGTACGCTTTTATGATGAAAATGATCACTTATTATCGTCTTTGTCATTTCGGTGGGCAAAGGATTTGAAGAATGTTTCTTACCGACATGAGGATACGGGAACTCTAATCACTTTTCAACATCGAGGACATCTTCTGAATGAACTCTCCCGCCACCTAACCCTATCGGGTTGAGGTGGGGGTTTCCCGGATCACTCCGCGAAGTTCCTGGTTCTGCGACCTGTGCATGTCCGTCTTTGACGGAGCACGTCTTATGTGAGTCTCCCCAGGCGTGACTTCGGACCGTTCCGGCCCTAGTGTCCGAAAAATCCGCGTCGTTTTACGCGATGTCGTAAGCGGTTCTCCGGACAGGAGTTTCTGAATCCCGCGTTTTTTGATCACGCGGGCGGCATTGTGGTCCGCATTATCCCTGTGTCCGCAGCGTTGACAGACAAACGCAGCCTGGGAAGGCCGATTGTCCGGGGCAGTGAATGTACACTCAGCACATTCCTGCGAACTGTGTTGGGGCGGAACCGTGATGACGAGTTTGCCTCGGCGCCGTGCTTTATAGCGCGTGAACATGACCACCTGTCCCCATGCCGAGGCGAGAATAGCCCGGTTCAGGCCCGCTTTCGCGGCCCGCCCGTTGGGCAGAAAATGGCCTTGGGCGTCTTTTTTTGCTTTGGGCCGTTTGGTCATCTGCTGGATAGGCAGATTCTCAAAGACGTACAGGTCGTAGGCTGCGTGGACCACAAGCGCGTGACTGGTCTGATGCGCATACTCGTGTCGGACGTTCTTTTCGTACTGGGGGTAGTGAGCCACTTTTCGGTAGGCTTTCTTCTGATTTTGCGAACCTTTTTTTCTGCGGGCAGCCCGTCGTTGCCAGCGTCGGTGCTGCTGCCGCGCTTTCTGGATTCGGGTTTGCTGCACCGGTAGGAGATCAAACACGTGACCGTCGGAGGTCATGAGGGGCTTGGCAATCCCGCGATCTCCGCCGAGCGTGCGCTCGGCGAGTTGGTCAGCAGAGAGGTGCCGTAAATCCTCGGCGATGCGTTCGGTTGCCGCGTCTCCCTCCTTGCCGGGAATCGTGACGGTCAGATCCTCCGCCGCAAACGAGAGCCACCACTGTCCCCCTTCGATGGCAAGATATATCGAAGCCGGCACAGCGTGCGGCCGATGGGCCACATACGGGATGATCCCGACGGGAAATTTGTCGGTACCGACATGCAGGTGATACCCGCACACCGCGCCGGGGGTGTCATCGACTATCGGACGAAATTCGAACAACTCCGAGGTCAGCCAGACACTTTGTCGCCCGGATTTCCGCTTCATCTTTGGGCGACCACTCAGTTTCTTAAAAAACCGTTGATAGGCTTGTCGCCAGCGCACCGCGCCATTGCGCAACACTGGGGAGGGCACTTGGCGGAGGAATGCGGTCTTTGCCGTAATGAAGCGGCTGTACTGTTGGTCGACAGGAATGTCTTCGCCCACAGTCCCGACCATCCGCCGCTGAAATCGGCGAAAATAGCGATCTTCTTGCACTTTGGCGTTGTAGATGAGGCGTTGACACCCGATCCACTGGAGCAAGATCGGCTCCTGCTCTGGACTCGGATACAGGCGAAACTTATACCCGTTCAGCATGCCCTCACCTCCTTGCGTTGACTCAGACTTCTATTATATCATTAAGCTACTATGAATGACACAGAAATGATGTCTGCCTCACATGCAGTGTACTCTCTTCGGCTACATATCGTCTTCGTGACCAAATAGCGAAGGAAGACATTAACGTCAGAACTCCTCGCGGCCTTGCGAGAGGCGTTCGCAGAAATCCTGAACGACTGGCGCTGTACCCTGATTGAGTTCGGGGGGGAAGCAGATCATGTCCATTTGCTGGTGGGTATCCATCCTGCGCTGAACCTGTCTACCTTGATTAACAATCTTAAGTCCGCCAGTGCGCGGCAGATGCGCAATCGATTTGCCGATCATTTAGCGAAATTCTATTGGAAGCCATACTTCTGGCATCGCGCATATTATGTCGGGAGCGTCGGTGAAGCCTCGCTGGAGACGGTGAAACGTTACGTCGAAGCCCAAGGGACGCAAGAAAAACCCCGCAAGGCGGCCAAGAGGCCGCCGCCCGCTTGACCCCCTCTTGGCTATCGCCTAAGAAGGGGCATGCGCGGGCATTGTGTTCATCCTCAAAATGATAATCCCGATATTGTATTGGTTCAGAACAATCCTCTAACCCATGAAATAACGTACT is a window encoding:
- a CDS encoding RNA-guided endonuclease InsQ/TnpB family protein, producing MLNGYKFRLYPSPEQEPILLQWIGCQRLIYNAKVQEDRYFRRFQRRMVGTVGEDIPVDQQYSRFITAKTAFLRQVPSPVLRNGAVRWRQAYQRFFKKLSGRPKMKRKSGRQSVWLTSELFEFRPIVDDTPGAVCGYHLHVGTDKFPVGIIPYVAHRPHAVPASIYLAIEGGQWWLSFAAEDLTVTIPGKEGDAATERIAEDLRHLSADQLAERTLGGDRGIAKPLMTSDGHVFDLLPVQQTRIQKARQQHRRWQRRAARRKKGSQNQKKAYRKVAHYPQYEKNVRHEYAHQTSHALVVHAAYDLYVFENLPIQQMTKRPKAKKDAQGHFLPNGRAAKAGLNRAILASAWGQVVMFTRYKARRRGKLVITVPPQHSSQECAECTFTAPDNRPSQAAFVCQRCGHRDNADHNAARVIKKRGIQKLLSGEPLTTSRKTTRIFRTLGPERSEVTPGETHIRRAPSKTDMHRSQNQELRGVIRETPTSTR